A section of the Bryobacteraceae bacterium genome encodes:
- the pds gene encoding phytoene dehydrogenase, with the protein MARIAIAGGGLAGLAAGAALAQSGHEATVLEARAWTGGRASSWPLPGGDEVIDNCQHILLKCCVNLLDFYRRIGAENEIEFYRRFYYVEPGGRTSVFSAGLLPAPLHFSGSFAGLKFLSAGEKLAAARALAALLRESGRRRDLDAITMRAWLEEKRQGGRLISRFWAPVLVSAINEELDRMAAGHGFQVFRLAFFASKDGYQMGVPRVPLGELYGAGRLRRIHGLDVRLRTKVNAVRMETDRVMALETDAGPVEADVFILALPFHVLRTLLPEAVPDWDAFTHSPIAGIHLWFDRPVTELPHAVLLDSPFQWLFNKGEGRQVQLVVSAARFLLDWPRERVIQEAVADLARYFPAVLKARVEKAHVVKEVRATFSAAPGLEAKRPRAETRWRNLFLAGDWTQTGWPSTMEGAVRSGYRAAEAACRLLGEPRRFLLPDIG; encoded by the coding sequence ATGGCGCGGATCGCCATTGCCGGCGGCGGCCTGGCGGGCCTGGCGGCCGGGGCTGCGCTGGCGCAGTCGGGACACGAGGCGACGGTGCTCGAGGCGCGCGCCTGGACCGGCGGCCGCGCCTCCTCCTGGCCGCTGCCGGGCGGCGATGAAGTCATCGATAATTGCCAGCATATTCTGCTGAAATGCTGCGTAAATCTTCTGGATTTTTATCGCCGAATCGGGGCGGAAAATGAGATTGAATTTTATCGCCGCTTTTATTATGTCGAGCCCGGCGGGCGTACCAGCGTTTTCAGCGCCGGCCTGCTGCCCGCCCCGCTCCATTTCAGCGGCAGCTTTGCCGGGCTGAAATTTCTCTCGGCCGGCGAGAAGCTGGCCGCGGCGCGGGCGCTGGCCGCGCTGCTGCGGGAATCCGGGCGGCGGCGCGACCTCGACGCGATCACGATGCGCGCCTGGCTGGAGGAGAAGCGGCAGGGCGGGCGCCTCATCAGCCGCTTCTGGGCGCCGGTGCTGGTGAGCGCCATCAACGAAGAGCTCGACCGCATGGCCGCCGGCCACGGCTTTCAGGTCTTCCGGCTCGCATTTTTCGCGTCGAAGGACGGCTACCAGATGGGCGTCCCGCGCGTGCCTCTCGGCGAGCTGTACGGGGCGGGGCGCCTGCGACGGATCCATGGGCTGGACGTCCGGCTGAGAACCAAAGTGAACGCCGTCCGGATGGAAACGGACCGGGTGATGGCGCTCGAAACCGACGCCGGGCCGGTGGAAGCCGATGTCTTCATTCTGGCGCTGCCATTCCATGTGCTGCGCACGTTGCTGCCCGAGGCCGTGCCGGACTGGGACGCCTTCACGCACTCGCCCATTGCGGGCATCCACCTGTGGTTTGACCGCCCGGTGACGGAACTGCCCCATGCAGTGCTGCTCGATTCGCCTTTCCAGTGGCTGTTCAACAAGGGCGAAGGCCGCCAGGTGCAGCTTGTGGTGAGCGCCGCGCGCTTTCTGCTGGACTGGCCGCGCGAACGGGTGATTCAGGAAGCCGTGGCCGATCTGGCGAGGTATTTTCCGGCCGTTCTGAAAGCGCGTGTCGAAAAGGCGCACGTTGTCAAGGAAGTGCGCGCCACATTTTCCGCCGCGCCCGGTCTGGAGGCGAAACGGCCGCGGGCCGAGACGCGGTGGCGGAACCTGTTTCTGGCAGGCGACTGGACGCAGACGGGCTGGCCCTCGACGATGGAGGGCGCGGTGCGCAGCGGTTATCGCGCAGCCGAGGCCGCCTGCCGGCTGCTCGGCGAGCCGCGGCGGTTCCTGCTGCCGGACATCGGCTGA